From the Sphingobium sp. RAC03 genome, the window ATTGCACGACCGTGTTCTCGTCCGCCGCATCGAAGCGGAAGCGAAGACCGCCGGTGGGATCATCATCCCCGACACCGCCAAGGAAAAGCCGCAGGAAGGCGAGATCGTCTCCGTCGGCACCGGTTCCAAGGCTGAAGATGGCAAGGTCACCCCGCTCGACGTCAAGGCTGGCGACCGCGTGCTGTTCGGCAAATGGTCGGGCACCGAGGTCAAGGTCGACGGCGAAGACCTGCTGATCATGAAGGAATCGGACATTCTGGGCGTCGTCGCCTGATTTTCGGTTCGCGATTTTCACGTTCAGCAACGGTGTGAACTTCGCAATTTTGCACATTCTCGATAGAAGGTATTAAGACCATGGCAGCGAAAGACGTAAAGTTTTCCCGCGACGCTCGTGAGCGCATTCTGCGCGGTGTCGACATCCTGGCCGACGCGGTCAAGGTGACGTTGGGCCCGAAGGGCCGTAACGTCGTGATCGACAAGAGCTTTGGCGCCCCCCGTATCACCAAGGACGGCGTCAGCGTCGCCAAGGAAATCGAACTCAAGGACAAGTTCGAAAATATGGGCGCGCAGATGGTGCGCGAAGTCGCATCGAAGACCAACGACATTGCCGGTGACGGCACGACCACTGCGACCGTCCTGGCGCAGGCGATCGTCCGTGAAGGCATGAAGTCGGTTGCCGCCGGCATGAACCCGATGGACCTCAAGCGCGGCATCGACCTCGCTGTGATCAAGGTTGTCGAAGACCTCAAGGCCCGTTCCAAGCCCGTCGCCGGGACCAAGGAAATTGCCCAGGTCGGCATCATCTCGGCCAATGGCGACACCGTGGTTGGCGAAAAGATCGCCGAAGCCATGGAGCGCGTCGGCAAGGAAGGCGTGATCACGGTTGAAGAAGCCAAGGGTCTCGAATTCGAGCTGGACGTCGTCGAAGGCATGCAGTTCGACCGTGGCTATCTGTCGCCCTATTTCGTGACGAACCCGGAAAAGATGGCTGTAGAGCTGGCTGATCCCTACATTCTGATCCACGAAAAGAAGCTCAGCAACCTTCAGTCGATCCTGCCGATCCTCGAAGCGGTCGTTCAGTCGGGTCGTCCCCTGCTGATCATCGCCGAAGACATCGAAGGCGAAGCGCTGGCGACCTTGGTCGTCAACAAGCTGCGTGGCGGCCTCAAGGTTGCTGCCGTCAAGGCACCCGGCTTTGGCGATCGTCGCAAGGCGATGTTGGAAGATATCGCGGTCCTGACCAAGGGCGAAGTGATCTCGGAAGATCTGGGCATCAAGCTTGAGAACGTCACGCTGGCGATGCTGGGCACCGCCAAGCGCGTCACCATCGACAAGGACAACACCGTCATCGTCGATGGCGCTGGTGATCATGACTCGATCAAGGGCCGTACCGAGCAGATCCGTCAGCAGATCGAGAACACCACCTCGGACTATGACAAGGAAAAGCTCCAGGAACGCCTGGCCAAGCTGGCTGGCGGCGTAGCCGTCATCAAGGTTGGCGGCGCTTCGGAAGTCGAAGTTAAGGAACGCAAGGACCGCGTCGACGACGCGCTGCACGCCACCCGTGCGGCCGTTGAAGAAGGCATCGTTCCTGGCGGCGGCACCGCTCTCCTCTATGCCACCAAGGCTTTGGCCGGCATGAAGGGCGCGAACGACGACCAGACCCGTGGTATCGACATCATCCGCAAGGCGATCGAAGCGCCGCTGCGCCAGATCGCCCAGAATGCGGGCGTTGATGGTGCCGTGGTTGCCGGCAACCTGCTGCGCGAAAATGACGAAACCCGCGGCTTCAACGCCTCGACCGACGTCTACGAAAACCTCGTCGACGCTGGCGTCATCGATCCGACCAAGGTCGTTCGTGCGGCTCTGCAGGACGCGGCTTCGGTCGCTGGCCTGCTGATCACCACCGAAGCGGCGATCTCGGAAATGCCTGCTGACGACAAGTCGCCCATGGGCGGCATGCCCGGCGGCGGCATGGGCGGCATGGGTGGCATGGACTTCTAAGTCCTGCTTTCCACACGACAAAGAAGAGGCCGGTGGAGCAATCCACCGGCCTTTTTCTTGTCGTCACCTGTACCAAATTCATCCGGCGCTGGTTTCCTAATCTTTTGAAGTCGCTATGCTGCCCATCCAAGCATCGGGCCAGATCGACAGGGGCATTATGAACGACCGGATGGTAAGACTTTGATGCGCGGTATCCTGTGCTGATGGAAGGGGGAACGCTCTTTGCCCGCTGGCCGGAAGCGGGGCCGGTAGCGGGCCTCGTCATGGTGCTGCTGCTGTTCGTGGCCTTTGCGATGGAGCGGTTTCCGCCCGTCGTCATCGCCGTGATCGGGGCCATCCTGATGCTGGTGACGGGCATGCTAAGCCCGACCGACCTGCTGACGGTCTTCGCCAATCCCGCCCCCATCACGATCGCGGCCTTCTTCATCCTCTCCGGCGCTCTCATCCGCACTGGCGCGATCGAGGCTCTGGCCAGCCTGATGGTCTCCCGCGCCAAGGAACGACCCCGGCGCACAGTGGCGGAATTGCTGGGCACGGCCATGCTGGCCCCGGCCTTCGTCAATAATACGCCGGTGGTGATGGTGCTGATCCCGCTGGTCAAGCGGCTGGCCCGAACGGTCGGCATCGCAGCGACGCGCCTGCTCATCCCGCTCTCCTATCTCGCCATCCTCAGCGGCACTTTGACCCTGGTCGGCACCTCCACCAACCTGCTGGTCGATGGCGTCGCGCAGGAAAATGGACAGGCGGCTTTCGGCATATTCGAAATCACCACGGTTGGCCTGGTCGCACTGGTGACCGGTGGCATCACCTTGCTGATCCTGGGGCCGATGCTGCTGCCCAACCGCCCCGACAATGAACTCGATATCGACAGCGACCGCCTCTACATCACTGAACTTTGCCCCAAATTGAAGGATGACGGGACGCGACTGGGCGATATCAAGGCGCTGCGTCGTGGCTCCGTGCGGGTGCTGGGGATCGCGCGCGGATCGCAGATCCTGCGCAACATCGACAATGATGCTATCATCCTGCCCTCCGACCGGGTCATCGTCGCGACGAGCGCGCATGAATTGGATGCTCTGGCTCGATCGCATGAATTTGTTGTTGGGCTTCAGAATATCGGACGACCGATCCGGCTGGCGGCGGACGAACGGGACAGCATGGTAGGGCTGATCGGTATCACCCTTGCCCCGACTCATCCCGCCATCGGGCGGAAGCTGCGGGAAATTCCTTTTCTCTCCAATCTCAGCGTCCGCATATTGGGGCTCAGCCGCCCGCGTCATGTCGCCGGACCGGACCTGGTGAATGTGCGCCTGCGCGCCGGCGACAGTTTGCTGGTGGCTGCCGATGACCAGGCGGCGGCCGCACTGCGCGACAATATGAATTTCATCGCGGAGGATACCAGCGGCGTCAGGCGCTATCGCCGTCGGCGCGCGCCGATCGCGGCGCTCACGCTGGCCATGGTGATCGTGGGGGCTGCCTTCAACATCATGCCCGTTTTTGCCCTGGCGCTGATCGGCGTCGCGATCGTGCTGGCAACCCGCTGCCTCGATGCGGAGGAGGCCTGGTCGGCGATCGACGGCAATGTCATCGTATTGATCTTCGCCATGCTCGCCATCGGCCTGGCGCTGGAAAAGTCCGGTAGTGTGGCGTTGATCGTGTCCACCCTGTCGCCCTGGATGGCGGCGTTGCCACCGTTGGCGCTCATCATCGCCATCTATGCCGCGACATCGGTGCTGACCGAAACCGTCACCAACAATGCCGTCGCCGTCATCATGACGCCGATCGCCATCGGCATAGCCGGGCAGAATGGCGTCGATCCGCGACCGCTGATCATCGCCGTGATGTTCGCAGCCTCCGCCAGCTTCGCAACGCCTATAGGCTATCAGACCAACACGATGGTCTATGCGGCGGCCGATTATCGGTTCAGCGATTTCGTCAAGATCGGCGTGCCGATGAACGTCATCGTCGGCCTGGCGACCTGCTTTGCCATCTACTGGCTGGTGTAGGGGGAGCGCTGACATCATGACTTCGCCTGCGCCAGACCATCCCTATCCCGCACGTTGGGATCATATCCCCTTCTACCGCTGGTGGCGGAAATCCGTGGTCGGATCGGTCGATCAGGAAAAGGTCGTCGCCCGCATCGTGGAGGAAAGCGGCTGTACGCCGCGCTATCTCTTCATGACCATGATGTCGGCAGGCATTGCGGTGCTGGGTCTGCTCCTGTCGTCGCCTGCCGTCGTCATCGGTGCCATGCTCATATCGCCGCTGATGAACCCGATTCTTGGCCTGGGGTTCAGCCTCGCCCTGTTCGACTTTGCCGAACTGCGCCGATCGCTTTCCGCTCTGGCGATAGGCGCGACCGCAGCGCTGCTGTTCACGGCCTTCATCGTTCTCGTCTCGCCGCTAAAGGCACCCACGGCCGAGATATTGGCTCGCACCCGCCCCAATCTGTTCGATCTGCTGGTCGCCCTCTTCGCCGCTCTGGCGGGCACCTTCGCGATCATCCGCGGGCGCGGCGAAACCATCGTCGGCGTCGCCATCGCCACGGCCTTGATGCCACCGCTGGCGGTTGTGGGCTTCGGCCTTGCGACCTGGAATATGCCGATCCTTGGCGGCGCATTGGCCCTGTTCGTCACCAACTTCGTGACCATCGCCTTGTCGGCGATGGTGATGGCCCGCTATTATGGGTTCGGCCATTATCTATCGAGCCAGCAAAGCTGGACTCAGACCGTGCTGCTCATGCTGGTCTTCGTGGTGATGGCGGTGCCGCTGGCCATATCCCTCAGCCGCATCGCGGGCGAAGCGGTTGCCGTCAATCAAATCCGCGCCTTCCTCTCCGATCGTTATGGTGCAGAGTCGCGGATCACCCAACTCGACGTCAATTTCGACCGCACGCCCCTTACCGTGCGCAGCGTGGTCATCGCCCCTCGATCCCGCGCCGAAAGCAACGCCTTGCTGCAGACCGATCTTAGCGACCGGCTGGGCCGCCCTGTGGCGCTGCGCGTGGACCAAGTCCTGCTCGATCCGGGCGCAGGATCGGTCGAAGCGCAACGGGCCGAATTGCAGCAGGCCAATGATGTGCTGGCCAATGACCGCAGCCGCGCCAACAGAGTGGCCGGACTGATAGCGCTGGCCGCTGGCGTGGCGCCCGACGCCGTGACGATCGACCGCGATCATCAACGCGCGACAGCGACGGCAGCCCTGCTGCCGGGCGCGGACCTCGCCACCTATGGCGCGCTCGAACAGCGCGCGATCCAGTCCGTGGAGGGATGGGAGGTCGCCATCATTCCACCGCTCACGCCGCTGCCGGTCATCGCCTTTGCCGACAATGTGGACGCGCTCGACCCGAAGGCGCGGCAAGCCGTGCTGCTTTCGGCCTGGGCGGCAAAGCGTTGGAACAGTCCGCAACTGTCCGTGCCCGGCTTGCCGACCGATGTCCCAGAACGACCCTCCCTGCCGCAACGCCGCGCACTGGCAATCGCCGCCCTGCTCAAGGAACAGGGCATCGCCGCCATCGCCGCACCGGCATCGGGCCAGACTTTCCGGTTGCAGATTGCCGCGACCTCTGGCCGCTGACTTAAAAATGTCCATCAGATGGGAGGTGGATCGCGATAGGTCGTGACCAGCGGCCCCAGCGCATCGGCCAAGGGGCCAAGCCAGGGTTCGAACCGCCGCCAATGGTCGACGCCATCGGCATAGATGGGCAGGCGCACCTGTTCGGAACTGGCGGTGCGCACCGCGCGGTCGCTGCGCCAGAAGTCCAGGCATTGCGCTTCGAACGGCAGGCACAGATAGGCCAGCAGCCGGTCGACTTCGCCCGGCATATCGGCAACCATCTGCTCGTAGATCAGGCGATGCACGCGCCCCGGCGCGGCCGCGTCATAGGCAGTCATCAGCGCCACATAGTCGCGATAATAGCGGCCGATGTCGGTCAGATCATAAGTGAAGGCCTGGCCGCGCGCGAAATGCTGCTTCCAGCCAGACAGGCAACAGCCCATCGGATGGCGGCGGGCGTCAATAATCTTGGCGTTGGGCAGGATCAATTGGATCAGGCCGACATGCTGCCAATTATTGGGCATCTTGTCGATGAAATGCGGCTTGGCGGTGTGGCGATGGACGCGCGTGCCGTCGATATATTCCTCGCCCAGCCGCAGTCGGTCGGCGGGGGTGAGCGAAGCGACCATAGAGGCGAAGTCGGGAAATTCGCCGTCATCCACGCGCGATTGCAGGCGGCTGGCGATGACCATCATGTCGGGCAGTTCCATCGTCCCTTCGACCTGGCTGTGGCAGGAGAGGATCTGCTCGATCAGGGTGGAGCCGGAGCGGGGCAGACCGACGATGAAGATCGGGTCGGGTGCGGGGCAACCGCCAGCACCCCGCGCGGCGATGAAAGGCGCGGTGAAGGTGGTGGCGATGGCGCGCACTTCGGCGGAAAATTCGTCGGCATCATGGCGCACCATCGTCCGGCGCAGGCGATTGCCCGCATCATAATGGCGGAAGGCGGCGGCATAATCGCCCGCATCCTCGAACGCCTTGCCGAGCGAGAAATGGAGGTGGAAAATATCCTCCTGTCCGTCCGCTGTCTCCGGCTCCAGCGACGCAAGCGCCTGTTCCATCGCCGCAATGTCCTGCGCATCCAACCTGACGGTCTTGAGGTTGGCGAGGCTCCACCAGGCTTCGCCCATGGTCGGGCGATAGCGAACCGCCTGGCGATAGGCGTGGACGGCATCGGCCTGTTTGCCGAGCGTCTTCAAGGCGTGGCCGAGATTCTGCCAGACCTGTGGCTGGTCGGGCTGATCCGCGAGTAGGCGTTCGTAAATGGCCCGCGCGCCATCCTGATCGCCCAGCCGCACCAGCACCGATGCCTTGATCAGCGCGTAGCCGGGATTTTTGAGCGGCGACCTCTCCAATATCTCGGCATGGGCCAGCGCTTCGGGCAAACGGTTGTTCTGGAGCAATAGCCGGATCAGGAAATCGCGCGCCAGATCGAAGCCGGGGGCCAGCGTGACCGCGCGCTCGACCAGCGCCAGCGCTTGGCTCATATCACCGCGCCGCCAGTTGACTTCGCCCAGCAGGCGGCAGGCGGCGGCGTCATCGGGCAGGCGGTCGAGCCGCGCCACCAGGGTCGCTTCGGCATCGTCCAAACGGGCCTCGTTCATCGCGATCGCGGCGTCCAGCAGGTCGCGGTCGCGCGAGGAGGCGTGGATGCCCGACAGGTCGGCACGCCAGGCATCGGTCTCGCGGCCCACCGTGCGCAACAGCCGGGCCAGCATGAACCAGCCGCCCGCCACCGACGGCTGTTGCCTGGTCAGCGCTTCCAGCGCGGCGATGGCCTGGGCGGTATCGCCTGCTGCTTCGGCGGCCTGGGCCAACTCCCACCCGATGGCCGGGATGCGCGGATACAGGCGGCCAAGAGCGGCAAGGCGAGGCAGAGCGTCTTTGGGGCGGTCCAGCCGCCGCAACGCCTGGCAAGCGAGCAGTTCCGCCTGCGGCAAGCCGCCGGTCCGGGCGAGGAGGGCTTGCGCCTGCGTCAGCGCCAGATCGGGGCGCGTCTCGACCAGACCGGCAATCTGCGAGAGCGTAGATTCAATAGTGCCCGTTGCGGCAGCGGCAGACCCGTTTCCCATAGCACCCCGAAAATTGTGCGATTGCACAAAATGCTATGCCGATTGCAGCGTGCCGTCGAGAGGACGCATCATAAAAGTTCAAAAAATGCGTTTTCACCCGCTTGACAGCGCCCGTCTGAGTGGCAGTATCCAATTTAGGACAGTCGTTCGAATTGCTGCGTGAGCGAACTGTCTCATAAAAAATAGGATGTTCGGCGTGGTCGTTATTCGGCCGCGACCCCGAAAGATGCGTCTTTCGGGCAGGGGGTTTTGCGTGTCTTCGGCGCGGTGAAGGCAAGCGCATGTCATGATTTGCAAGGTTAAGACCCGGTCGCCGGGCACTGCAACGGGAGAGGCCATGACGCAACGCGTATAAGGGGGGACTATCCATGGCCATCAGATTTGGCTCGCGACGAGTGCGTAATTTGTGCGCGCTGGGCGCTACGACATGCCTGACGCAATTGGCGCTCGCGGCGCCAGCCTTTGCCCAGACCGAAGCACCGGCAGAGGCCGCCGCCGCCGATCCATCATCGGGCCTTAGCGAAATCGTCGTGACCGCGACGCGCAGCGCGCAGAGTATCCAGAAAGTGCCGATCTCCATGCTGGCGCTGGGTGCCGAGACGCTGGCGGAGCGCCAGGTGAAAGGCTTGAGCGATTTCGCCGCCCTGCTGCCCTCCGTCTCGTTCGAAGGCATCGGGCCGGGCCGCAATACCGCCTTTTTCCGCGGCATCGTGCCTGCGGGCGGCGCTTATGCATCGGTCGGCTATTATCTGGACGATATTCCGATCACTGGCACCGAAGTCCCCGACATTCATGCCTATGACCTGGAGCGGGTCGAGGCGCTGGCGGGGCCGCAGGGCACGCTCTATGGCGCGGGGTCGCTGGCGGGGACGATCCGCCTGATCACCAACAAACCCAAGCTGGATAAGTTCGAGTTCGGCTATGACGTCGAGGCCAATAAATATGGCAAGGGCGATTTTGGCGGGCAGCTCGAATCCTATATCAACGTGCCGCTGAGCGACACGATGGCGGTGCGCGCCATGGGCTATTATCGGCGCGATGGCGGCTATATCGACAATATACCCAATAACGGCTTGCTCAATAATGGCGCGCCGGCGGTCTATACGCTGGGCGACAATAATCCGGCGACCTTCTTCAATCTCGACAATAGCGACATCGCCAAGGATGATTATAACACGATCAAGGAATTTGGCGGCCGCCTGCAATTGCTGTGGGAGCCCGTCGATGGCTGGGCGATTACCCCGGAAATCACGGCGCAAAAGCAGGTCGCTAATGGCTATTTCGGTTTCGACCCGCGCGTCGGCGATCTGGAAGTCCATGATTATGACAAGACCCGCAACGATGATCGCTGGTATCAGGCAGCGCTGAGCATCCATGGCCATATCGGCGACTGGGACGTCGTATCGGCGACCGGCTATTTCAAACGCCGGACCCGGACGCTCAACGATTATACTTATTATACCGTCACCTATGACGGGTTCGGCGTAGGCTATGAAAGCTATCTGCAGTTTTTCGACAATTGCACCGGATCGGGCGCGGCACAGCAATGTTCGTTGATCGACCCGACGCAATATTATCATGCGGATACGCACCGCAACAAGTTCACGCAGGAATTGCGGATTTCGACGCCCAAGGAATGGCCTTTCGACGTGACGTTCGGTGCCTTCTACCAACGGCAGAAGAACGAGACCAATACCTATTATGCCATTCGCGGGCTGGATACGATCACGGGCTACACCCAGACGGGCGGCGGCGATGTGCCGGGCGGGCTGATCGGCGTGCCGGGCATGTACGGCATCGATTATGACGAAGACGGCAATCCCTTCTTCGATACCAGCAATGTCATCAATGCCAACGGCAACCCGCTTGGCACGATGATATTGGGGACGCAGGCGGTGAAGGGCGACGGCTTCTACATCACCGAACAGAACCAGCTGTACCATGACACCGCGATCTTTGCGGAGGGGCATTACAACATCACCCCGACGCTCAAGATCACCGGCGGCATCCGCTATTTCTGGACCGATTATGCGGTGAAGGGCTTTGCGGGCGTGGCGGGATCGGCGGCCAATACCATTACGTCGGTCTATGTTCCGACTGGCGAAATGGGCTGTCCGACGCCGCTTCCGGCCGAGCGCCTGCAATGTCTCAATACCAATTTCCGCGCAGCCGATCAGACCGGGCGCTACAAGGAGGATGGCGAGACGCATAAGGTGGCGCTGGACTGGCAGTTCCAGCCCGACAAGATGGTCTATGCCAATTACTCCACCGGCTTCCGCCCCGGCGGCTTCAACCGGCCGCTGCGCATCCGCAATTTCGGCCCGGTGGATGTGGCCCCGTTCAAGTCCGAAACGCTCACCAATTTCGAACTGGGCGTCAAGACGACGTGGAA encodes:
- a CDS encoding TonB-dependent receptor is translated as MAIRFGSRRVRNLCALGATTCLTQLALAAPAFAQTEAPAEAAAADPSSGLSEIVVTATRSAQSIQKVPISMLALGAETLAERQVKGLSDFAALLPSVSFEGIGPGRNTAFFRGIVPAGGAYASVGYYLDDIPITGTEVPDIHAYDLERVEALAGPQGTLYGAGSLAGTIRLITNKPKLDKFEFGYDVEANKYGKGDFGGQLESYINVPLSDTMAVRAMGYYRRDGGYIDNIPNNGLLNNGAPAVYTLGDNNPATFFNLDNSDIAKDDYNTIKEFGGRLQLLWEPVDGWAITPEITAQKQVANGYFGFDPRVGDLEVHDYDKTRNDDRWYQAALSIHGHIGDWDVVSATGYFKRRTRTLNDYTYYTVTYDGFGVGYESYLQFFDNCTGSGAAQQCSLIDPTQYYHADTHRNKFTQELRISTPKEWPFDVTFGAFYQRQKNETNTYYAIRGLDTITGYTQTGGGDVPGGLIGVPGMYGIDYDEDGNPFFDTSNVINANGNPLGTMILGTQAVKGDGFYITEQNQLYHDTAIFAEGHYNITPTLKITGGIRYFWTDYAVKGFAGVAGSAANTITSVYVPTGEMGCPTPLPAERLQCLNTNFRAADQTGRYKEDGETHKVALDWQFQPDKMVYANYSTGFRPGGFNRPLRIRNFGPVDVAPFKSETLTNFELGVKTTWNNIFRFNAAVYYEKWNNIQYGVVVSGAQGAGMTGNAGKAVVKGIEYDADLKLGNVTLSTSGAYNDGKLKGNFCNFALDRDTSSISQLSTCTLGEFVPDSDPPTPQVAAADGTRLPRQPKFKGTTSIRYDTYMGDYAAYIQGAALYQTGATQDLNVASNALLGNTKGFVSFDFSGGIKKDSWSLTLFLQNAFDKRGELTKNTFCSIDFCSGSARTFTIKPQFFGIRFGQKF
- the groES gene encoding co-chaperone GroES → MAFRPLHDRVLVRRIEAEAKTAGGIIIPDTAKEKPQEGEIVSVGTGSKAEDGKVTPLDVKAGDRVLFGKWSGTEVKVDGEDLLIMKESDILGVVA
- a CDS encoding SLC13 family permease, which translates into the protein MEGGTLFARWPEAGPVAGLVMVLLLFVAFAMERFPPVVIAVIGAILMLVTGMLSPTDLLTVFANPAPITIAAFFILSGALIRTGAIEALASLMVSRAKERPRRTVAELLGTAMLAPAFVNNTPVVMVLIPLVKRLARTVGIAATRLLIPLSYLAILSGTLTLVGTSTNLLVDGVAQENGQAAFGIFEITTVGLVALVTGGITLLILGPMLLPNRPDNELDIDSDRLYITELCPKLKDDGTRLGDIKALRRGSVRVLGIARGSQILRNIDNDAIILPSDRVIVATSAHELDALARSHEFVVGLQNIGRPIRLAADERDSMVGLIGITLAPTHPAIGRKLREIPFLSNLSVRILGLSRPRHVAGPDLVNVRLRAGDSLLVAADDQAAAALRDNMNFIAEDTSGVRRYRRRRAPIAALTLAMVIVGAAFNIMPVFALALIGVAIVLATRCLDAEEAWSAIDGNVIVLIFAMLAIGLALEKSGSVALIVSTLSPWMAALPPLALIIAIYAATSVLTETVTNNAVAVIMTPIAIGIAGQNGVDPRPLIIAVMFAASASFATPIGYQTNTMVYAAADYRFSDFVKIGVPMNVIVGLATCFAIYWLV
- a CDS encoding DUF389 domain-containing protein, whose product is MTSPAPDHPYPARWDHIPFYRWWRKSVVGSVDQEKVVARIVEESGCTPRYLFMTMMSAGIAVLGLLLSSPAVVIGAMLISPLMNPILGLGFSLALFDFAELRRSLSALAIGATAALLFTAFIVLVSPLKAPTAEILARTRPNLFDLLVALFAALAGTFAIIRGRGETIVGVAIATALMPPLAVVGFGLATWNMPILGGALALFVTNFVTIALSAMVMARYYGFGHYLSSQQSWTQTVLLMLVFVVMAVPLAISLSRIAGEAVAVNQIRAFLSDRYGAESRITQLDVNFDRTPLTVRSVVIAPRSRAESNALLQTDLSDRLGRPVALRVDQVLLDPGAGSVEAQRAELQQANDVLANDRSRANRVAGLIALAAGVAPDAVTIDRDHQRATATAALLPGADLATYGALEQRAIQSVEGWEVAIIPPLTPLPVIAFADNVDALDPKARQAVLLSAWAAKRWNSPQLSVPGLPTDVPERPSLPQRRALAIAALLKEQGIAAIAAPASGQTFRLQIAATSGR
- a CDS encoding tetratricopeptide repeat-containing sulfotransferase family protein, encoding MGNGSAAAATGTIESTLSQIAGLVETRPDLALTQAQALLARTGGLPQAELLACQALRRLDRPKDALPRLAALGRLYPRIPAIGWELAQAAEAAGDTAQAIAALEALTRQQPSVAGGWFMLARLLRTVGRETDAWRADLSGIHASSRDRDLLDAAIAMNEARLDDAEATLVARLDRLPDDAAACRLLGEVNWRRGDMSQALALVERAVTLAPGFDLARDFLIRLLLQNNRLPEALAHAEILERSPLKNPGYALIKASVLVRLGDQDGARAIYERLLADQPDQPQVWQNLGHALKTLGKQADAVHAYRQAVRYRPTMGEAWWSLANLKTVRLDAQDIAAMEQALASLEPETADGQEDIFHLHFSLGKAFEDAGDYAAAFRHYDAGNRLRRTMVRHDADEFSAEVRAIATTFTAPFIAARGAGGCPAPDPIFIVGLPRSGSTLIEQILSCHSQVEGTMELPDMMVIASRLQSRVDDGEFPDFASMVASLTPADRLRLGEEYIDGTRVHRHTAKPHFIDKMPNNWQHVGLIQLILPNAKIIDARRHPMGCCLSGWKQHFARGQAFTYDLTDIGRYYRDYVALMTAYDAAAPGRVHRLIYEQMVADMPGEVDRLLAYLCLPFEAQCLDFWRSDRAVRTASSEQVRLPIYADGVDHWRRFEPWLGPLADALGPLVTTYRDPPPI
- the groL gene encoding chaperonin GroEL (60 kDa chaperone family; promotes refolding of misfolded polypeptides especially under stressful conditions; forms two stacked rings of heptamers to form a barrel-shaped 14mer; ends can be capped by GroES; misfolded proteins enter the barrel where they are refolded when GroES binds), which gives rise to MAAKDVKFSRDARERILRGVDILADAVKVTLGPKGRNVVIDKSFGAPRITKDGVSVAKEIELKDKFENMGAQMVREVASKTNDIAGDGTTTATVLAQAIVREGMKSVAAGMNPMDLKRGIDLAVIKVVEDLKARSKPVAGTKEIAQVGIISANGDTVVGEKIAEAMERVGKEGVITVEEAKGLEFELDVVEGMQFDRGYLSPYFVTNPEKMAVELADPYILIHEKKLSNLQSILPILEAVVQSGRPLLIIAEDIEGEALATLVVNKLRGGLKVAAVKAPGFGDRRKAMLEDIAVLTKGEVISEDLGIKLENVTLAMLGTAKRVTIDKDNTVIVDGAGDHDSIKGRTEQIRQQIENTTSDYDKEKLQERLAKLAGGVAVIKVGGASEVEVKERKDRVDDALHATRAAVEEGIVPGGGTALLYATKALAGMKGANDDQTRGIDIIRKAIEAPLRQIAQNAGVDGAVVAGNLLRENDETRGFNASTDVYENLVDAGVIDPTKVVRAALQDAASVAGLLITTEAAISEMPADDKSPMGGMPGGGMGGMGGMDF